The genomic window ATCCAATCGTTAAAAGCAACCTCAAAGCTACCACTTCACCTACTCACGGAGACGTATTCGTCATTGCAGTGCCCACACCTGTTGATCCCCTGAAAAAGGTCTGTGACCTTTCCGCAGTCACATCCGCAATAGAATCCATATGCCCATATCTAAGAAAGGGAAATCTATTGATACTAGAAAGCACTGTCCCACCAATGACATGTAGAAAAGTGGTTAAACCACTTGTGGAAAAACTTACCCCTTTCAAAATTCCAGACGACATTTATCTAGCACACTGTCCTGAGAGAATACTGCCCGGTGATATTTTTAGAGAAATAATACACAATGATCGCTTA from Candidatus Methylacidiphilales bacterium includes these protein-coding regions:
- a CDS encoding NAD(P)-binding domain-containing protein, with the translated sequence MLKKKIVVIGTGYVGLPAALMWARAGQEVVGVDINENLVKAINERTLLLNEKELQNLLSDPIVKSNLKATTSPTHGDVFVIAVPTPVDPLKKVCDLSAVTSAIESICPYLRKGNLLILESTVPPMTCRKVVKPLVEKLTPFKIPDDIYLAHCPERILPGDIFREIIHNDRL